TTTAGCAAGTAAATTCTCCTATCCAATTTCCCTCTAAATAGTTATTCTTTTAGGAAGCTTATAAAACGTATGAGAATGACTATTTGTATAGGATGAATTTAGTGTCAATTTTACGCACAACAAAAAAAAGCCTATAAAATCAAGTTGATTCAATAAGCTGTTTCAAGTATTAATTTACAATTTGTGATTCAAAAGAGAACCATAACTTTTCGCGCAGCCCCTTTTTTCTACGTCTAGCCTTTTGTTTTACTGCGCTGTTAAAATCCCGTCTTCCATACGATACACTTTATCGAGAATTCATGCGTTACCATGATGGCTGCTATATTGCGTGATTTTACTTCATAGCGAATTTGTTTTACGACTTCAAATGCGCGGTTTGAGTCAAGACTTGCTGTCGGCTCGTCCGCTAAAATGATGTTTGAGTTATTAACAAACGCACGCGCGATGGCCACACGTTGACGTTCACGACCGGATAATTCGTACGGGAATTTTTTCAACTTGTCGACTAAACCAAGGTCATTTAGTAAGCTAATCGCAAATCCAAAATAATAATCAAATACACAAAATGTTCCACAACGCTATTACGAGTGATAGGTTCCATGTTAAAATATGGGGGACATTCAACGAGTGCTACATGAGATAGAAGGAGTACATATATGCAGGTAGAAGATATTTATTTACAAAATGGCAAGCAAGCCGTGTTATTGCTACATAGTTTTACGAGTAACGCAAAGGAAATGAAATATATCGCGCAGCGCTTATATGAAGCTGGTTATACAGTATATGCGCCGAATTTAGCGGGGCACGGAGCCGCACCGGAGCGCTTATTCGCTTCATCCATGGACCATGTATGGCAGGGTGCTTATCAGGCATTTGAGCAGTTAGTGAATAACGGTTTTGAGAAAATTGCAGTAGTAGGACAATCACTTGGTGGCGTACTTGGCATGCGCCTAGCGAATCGCTACATGGCGTGCAATGGGTTAGCGATTGTGTCATCACCTGTGCTGGAGCGTCCGATTGATGGCTTAGAAAAGCGTGTGGAATTTTTCTCGCAGCGCTATTTAACAAATAACGGCGCAACAAAAGAAGAGCTCGAAAAATTTTTAAACGAGCATTTCCCACGCCCATCCGACAAAATGATTGCCTTACAGCAATTCATCGTCGGCTCACAGCGCGAAATGAGTGAACTGAAGCAACCACTATTTTTAGCAAAAGGCATGCTCGATGAAGCCGTGTTTCATGAAAGTATGGATTTAATCGCAGAGGCCGCCCAAAGTGACGTGATTATGAAGAAGTGCTATGAAAACAGCGGGCATTTAATCACGCTTGGGAAAGAGCGCGATGTTTTGGCTGAGGATGTTTTAGTGTTTTTGGGGAATTTGGAATAGAGTTTGAATTGAAGAGGTAGAATTAATGTGAAGCGCTTTGAATCCAAGAGTTTTTGGGTTTGGGGCGTTTTTTTTGGTCATAGATAATTATGTAGATGATGAGGAATGCTTAAATGTACCTTTTGGAAAATTCAAACAAGAGAGTCGTCTTTTAAAGGGAATCAGTTTTCTATAGAATGTGCAAGCAACGATGAGAATCCAATTAACGGATGAGCAAATAGCTTATATGCAGTTTCATATAGAGAATATTTTTAAGCAATAACTATATTTTAGAAACAAGCAGATGAGATAATTTTAAGTAAATCTATAGTAATTGAAAGTGTATTCAAAAGAGAAAAATGATAGTAAGCCCGGTTTGGTCCCTAATACTTGCACATATCGATTGGATAGGCAATATGTGCGTAATTTTTCAAAGCGATTAGACGGAAATAGAAAATTCCTGTTGGTTAATGAATTTGACCATACCAATGTGTGATTGAAACATAACATAATAGAACCTTCTACTGCATGATAGGAATATCATCTGTCAATCAAACTTGAACTAAATAGATAGTTATCTAATAGATTATTCTTTTTATTATGGGTAGAAGAGACAAACAAAAAAGGAGGATTGTTTTATGAAAGAATGTGGTGATGGCTGTATAAATACGAATCCAGCTAACGGATGCTCCGTAGAAGAAGGCAGTGGTACAGTCGCAAGTGGATTTGCTTCTCATGCGGAGGGACTTGATACACAGGCTAATGGAGCTGCTGCTCATGCAGAAGGAGGGCAGACACAAGCAAACGGCTTATTTTCACATGCAAAAGGAGAAAGTACAATTGCAAGAGCAAGGGCTTCCCACTCGGAAGGTAATCAAACTCAAGCAAATTTTACAGCTTCGCATGCTGAAGGCTTCCAATCAACGACGAATGCCTATGCATCACATGCGGAGGGAGGAAAAACACAAACAAACGGCTTATTTTCACATGCAGAAGGAGAAAGCACAACTGCGAGTGGAAGGGCTTCCCATGCGGAAGGATTTAGAACAACTACGAGTGGAAGAGCTTCGCATGCTGAAGGAATCAACACACTAGCATCTGGAGTCGCTTCTCACGCGGAAGGACAGGAGACCCAAGCAACTGCGCCACAAGCGCATGCAGAAGGGTTCCAAACAATAGCATCTGGGGTAAATTCACATGCAGAGGGTATAGGGACACAAGCAATAGGAAACTTCTCTCATGCAGAGGGTTTTCTTGTACAAGCAATAGGAATTGGCTCACATGCAGAGGGTCAAGGAACACTAACAACTGCACGACAAGCGCATGCAGAAGGGTCCCAAACACTAGCATCTGGAGTCGCTTCACATGCAGAGGGTAAATCAACCCGAGCAAGTGGAGACGCTTCACATGCAGAGGGTGAATTAACCCAAGCAAGTGCAACACAAGCACATGCAGAAGGTTTGCAATCAATAGCATCTGGAGGCGCTTCACATGCAGAGGGTATGCGAACACTAGCATCTGGAGTCACTTCGCATGCAGAGGGTTTTTTTACAATAGCCAGTGGACCTTACTCTCATGCAGGAGGCTACCAAACAGAGGCATCTGGAGTCACTTCACATGCACAGGGTTTTATGTCAAAAGCCAGTGGGGACTCGGCACATGCAGAAGGTCTTAGGAATGAGGCTTTGGCTACTGCTTCTCACGTTGAGGGTATGGATAATTCTGCCACCCATATAGGATCACACATTATGGGGCAAAATGGTGTTACGAGATTTCCTTTTTCTTGGCATTTGGCAAATGGTCTGAATGTTGGACCAACTTTAAATTCTGCTGTGATTCATGGGGCCACGGGAAATCTTTATTTGGACGGTGCTGTGATTGCCCCTGCAGCTGCTGATTATGCCGAAATGTTTGAGACGGTAGATGGAAATGCAATAGATCCCGGTTTTTTCGTAACGTTAGAAGGAGACAAATTGCGTATTGCAACGCACAAAGATGATTATATTCTCGGTGTAGTTTCCGCTGCCCCGGCAATGGTTGCGGATGCAAGCGATCTACGTTGGCACAATCTTTTCGCCAAGGATGAGTGGGGCAAAGTTCAATACCAAGATGTTGTCGTTCCTGAGAGTAAAGATGAAAGAGGTCAAATGGTAATACCCCAATATATCAAACAAGAACCCGTCTTAAATCCCACTTACGATCCTTCTCAAGTTTATGTACCACGTATGGAGCGTCCTGAATGGGTCATTGTAGGCTTATTAGGAAAATTACTCGTTCGTGATGATGGATCATGCCTAGTTAATCAGTACTGCAAACCTAATAACCAAGGAATTGCGACTTTATCAAAAGAAGGCTACCGAGTAATGAAGCGAACAGGACCAAATCAAATTTTAATTATGATCAAATGAAATTCATACGAATGAACAGTTTGTAATAAAAATCAAATAGTTGCAACAAAATCCCAAAATACCCACCCCAAAAGAATAAAACCTCCCCAAAATACCCACCCTAAGCCGATAATAGCTAAAGGGAAAGAAGGTATTCCATGAACAACAACCTAAACAATGACATGAACTACGGTAGCGACTACAAATATATCCCAGCTACTTCACTCCGAAGTGGAAACGGCATCGAGGTACTACCTGACTTGTATATGCACACGATTCAAATTGTGAATATTGTATTCTACGGAAACCCAGATAACAGTGAGTTTGTATTAATTGATGCAGGGATGCCCAAAAGTGCAAAGGAAATCATTGGGGTAGCTGAAAAGCGGTTTGGCGCAGATTGCAGACCGAGCGCAATCGTTTTGACACATGGTCATTTTGATCATGTAGGCGCGATTATTGAATTAATCGAGTATTGGCAAGTCCCTGTCTATGCACATCCTTTAGAGTTGCCTTATTTAACGGGTCAAAAAAATTATCCTGAAGCCGATTCAAGTGTTAATGGTGGTTTGATTGCAAAAGTTTCACCATTCTTTCCTAATGAGGCCATTGATTTAGGTGCGCATGTGAAAGCACTTCCGTTAGATGGAACAATCCCGAATATGGATGGTTTTCGCTGGATTCATACGCCCGGCCATACACCAGGGCACATCTCACTATTCAGAGATGAGGATGGTGCGTTAATTGCAGGGGATGCGTTTGTGACGGTAAAGCAAGAGTCTCTGTATAAGGTGTTGTTACAACAAAAAGAAATCAGTGGCCCTCCAAGATACTTTACGACGGATTGGTTGGCTGCTTTCCATTCCGTAAACACGTTAGAAGCTTTAAAACCCACAGTAGCCATTACCGGACACGGGGTACCGATGATGGGTGAAGAATTGACGACAAACTTACAAAAGTTAACGAATGAATTTGAACAAATTGCGTTGCCTAATCAAGGGAAGTATTTAAATTGAAAGTATGGTACCGACTTGCCTTTATATAGTGCTTTTTCGACTCAACACATTAGTAGTGCCACACAAAATGGGCATGACAATCCTTACACGTTTAAAGAATGGAAATGCATCTGTATACCTCGCTCTGTTGTTTAGTGGTACTCTAAACTTTAGCGGATACAGATGTTTTTTGTGTTTAGCAAGAACAGATTTTGGCGCAGAGCCGAAATTTTAACCTTTTACAGTTTTAAGCAAGAAATGAAATAATAAAACTTTTGTGAGTCAATATCAATTCGATGCTCGTCTAATTTATAAGGGGAGGTGCAATGAGTGATAGATCTTGAAGCAGAATATTCAGAAGTTTCATCAGACGTATTGCTAAATCAACTGATGGAGGACTATGCAACCGATTTGAAAAGAATTGCTTTCTTATATGTAAATGACATGTCTGAATGTGAGGATATTATTCAAGAAGTCTTTATATCCTGTTACCAAAAGTTATCTAGCTTCCGACATGAATCTAGCTATAAGACTTGGTTAATCCGTATTACTATCAATAAATGTAAGGATTATAAGAAGCGTTGGAGTATAAAAAAACTGATTTATAGGCCGATTATTTCATCCGTTTTCACGGCACCATCTGCAGAAGAACAATTTATTAATGAACAGACTTCAAGAAGTATGATAGAACAAATAGCTAAACTACCAACTAAATATAAAGAGGTAATCATCCTATATTATTATCAGCAATTAACTATGACCGAAATAAGTGAAATCCTCAATGTAAATATTAATACGATTAAATCAAGATTACTTCGTGGAAAGAAAATTCTTCAAAATAAATTGGAAAGGAGTGATACTAGTGGACAAGTTCGATAAACATGTGAAAGAAGAGGTACAGGGATACTTGAATAAACATGTACACTTTTCTCGCGAAGAAAGTCAGCAAATTCGTAGAAAAACAGCAAATAAAAGCTCAACAAAAAAGTTTTATGGAGTTTATTACACCGTTTTGGCTTCGGCAATTGTTTTGTTTACCATTCTAAGCTTACCGTTTTTTAAAAATTTGAACTTTAATAGTAGCTCCCAATCTGCTTACTTTGCAGTGGAAGAACAGGAAACTGAGGATAATGAGCATATAAATGTTTCTTTAGATAGTATGGTTAATGGAAAGGCCATTGAAAGAAGTCGGGAAATGATGTCAAATGAAGTAACAAACAATTTACAACGATCGATTATTAACAATCCAGAAAAGTATGAACTTAAGAAAGCTAGTTTTAATTACTTGTCTAAAAGCGGTGAATACAAAGAACCCTATTCTTCAAAGGAAATCACCTTAGCCTTAAGTTTTCAAAGTCAACAAAATGCTTACTTCACCCAAATTTTTAAAGGTGAAATTAACCTTGAAGACAACCATGAAATAGTAGAAAAAGTAGGAGAATGGAGTCTCATTCCAGAATCTAAAACACATAGGAATATGGAAGAAAATAAATACATTATAGCTGTTTCGGAAATATTAATGAATCAAGAAAAGTATACAATAATCGTTCAAACTTATGACATTCATGATGATTTTTATGCCAACCCTTATTCTAAAACGGATATACTAAATTTTACAGAATCTTTGAAATCAGAATTAGCAGTAAAGAATTTATTAGAAATAAATACCGAGGACTAGAGTATATTTTTTAATAAAATAGAAGATAAGTAATAAAAGCAATAAATGGCCATCTATCTGAATTTTTTATCGGATAGATGGCTATTTTGCATTTGACTCTGATGAACGGCTTAATATATATTAGCTGCTTTCGCAATGGCATTCAACGATTGGTTTTGCTTCTTGCTGACAAACTCTAGTGAAGTATATAACGTGCCGGGTGCACAAACAATTCTGACTTGTTTGTGCACCCGGTACCGATTTTGATCCTTCAATTATTTAGGAGCTTTCAACCACAGATAGTGTATGAACGTTTCCACTATTATAAATAGTCCTCTGTAGCAGTAGCCGGATAAAGTGTCGTATCCCACTGATGATTTTTGGTAATCGTTTTGTCAGAAATTAAAAAGTAATCATAGCGAATATTTTTTCCTTGGTCGGGGAGGGGGTCATTCCAAGTAGTGTCTAAATGATACCAAGCATTGTCTACTTTCACTAGGTTCCATGCATGTGGTCCACCAGCATCACCTACGACATATTTTGCTTCGACCCCTAGTTCCTCTAACATAAGGTACGCAGCAAGTGCATAGCCTTCACATACGCCTTCTCCATGAAATAAAATCGCGTAGGGCGTATGTGGGTTGACCGCGCTTTGGGCATTATATTTGGTTTGTGAAACTAAATAATCGTTCACAAATTTCACTTTTTCAGCGTCTGTTAACCCCGCACTTAAACTTTGAGTAACTTGTTTGATTTTCCCCAGTACGAGGGCATTTTGTTCGGCGGTTAAATCGTAAGATATGGTTGCTTGAAGTTCAACAGCACGCTCGTTGCCAATTGCTCGCGTACTAAAATCACTCATAATCGCCCAGAAATAAGGCTCATTTTCCTTTAAATATTCATAGGCATTTTCTAAATCCTCGTCAAAATTTTGAATGTTTCCTTCATATTGAATGGTAAACTGCGCTTCGAAGTTCCGCATGTTCCCCGCAATCGCTGGTCCTAATTGCGCTGCCGAAGCAGTTGAAGCTGGAGCGTCCTGTGTAGGGTAGATGGGAACAATGTCCTCTGCTTGAATGTCGGGTAATTCAAAGCTTTTCAGTTCATTACTAGACAAAATAGTAGAGACCAGTTGTTTGAATCCATCTTCAATATTTCCGCTAACTTGTAATTTGATCTCTGGATTGACTGTAGGCAATGTTAACGAAGATGCCTTATATTCATCGACGACAATCGCACCAAAAAGCAGGCTAGCGAGGAAGAAAACGAACGCACTTAAGCCTTTAATAGTAGCGACGGATTTCGAATAGAACCGCGTAAATGGATTTTTAGTTATTCGCTTGAGCTCGTTATTGACTTGTCGCTCAAATTGACGTCTATTTCGAATCAAAAATCGATTTCGGTCGTAAATGACTTGCTCATAGATGCGTTTATAAATCTCGAATAATAGGGAATTATAACCTTTTGCTTGCTGAATTTGAGCTCGGTAATTTTTCAGCTCTTTTTTGAGTTTTTTGCGTATATAAAACTGCCCCATAAACGATTTGAATGTTACGAAGAACAGGCTAAATAGAAAAAGAAATAGCACAGAAAAAAGAATAAGATTGCTCATAAGCGGCCTCCATTAAGTAATAAATCTATTTCTATTGTAAAGTGAAATGTTGAAATTAACCACTTTAATGGAACTGTGCCGTAGTATCGCAAAACTTTAGAAGCCCAGCTACAGATGACAATAAAAGTTTTTTAAAGTAAACGTATAAAAGTTAATTATCGACCTATAATATAAAAGATTTCACTTCCAAAATCTAAATGACTAGGAGGGTTAACCCGATGAGTGCGATTGATCGTTATCTCTGAAGGACCATCAAAACTGATTACAGCTAGAGCAAAATTTTCTTAGGAGAATTAATGTGAAAGCGAGGCAGTGTGTCATGGAGAATTATATGTAAGTGGTAATCACGCCCGGAAAATAATTTTTCCGGGTTTTTTCTGTTGTGTAATAGATTTCCAATGAACTGATTTTATTTTATAATAAAGGAATGAACGTAGCACCATTTAGAAGTGGAGTGTTTATATTGAAGAAAAAAATATTGATTATTGAGGATGACCAGGCGATTAGCCAAATGGTTAGTGATAGTTTATCTAGGGAAGATTATTTAATAACGGCTGTATATGATGGCGAAGAAGCTTTAGATGTCATGAGTCGTGAGCAGGACTTTGATTTAATTCTGTTAGATTTAATGCTACCTAAAGTGGACGGACTAGAATGTCTAAGGATGATTCGACTTAATAGTGTAGTGCCAATTTTAATTATGTCTGCAAAAGGAGATGATGTAGACAAAGCATTGGGGCTTGGGATGGGGGCCGATGACTACATTTCAAAACCTTTTTCAATGATAGAATTAATCGCCAGAATTAAAGCGCTCATTCGAAGAACGGCAAATTATTCTACTGAAATTACAAATAAACAAGAGCATATTATTAGAGTAGGAGATTTAGTAGTTGATTTGAACGCGTACGCTGTAACTAAAAATGGTGAAAATTTGAAACTTACAGCTACAGAATTTAATATTTTTTGTTTATTTTTAAATAAACCAAAGCAAGTATTTACGAAGGAGCAATTATATAATCTTGTATGGCAAGCAGAGTATGTGCAAGATATGAATGTAATCAATGTACATATCAGAAGGCTTAGAGAAAAGATAGAAGAAGATCCTTCAAACCCTAAGTATGTTCAAACTTTATGGGGAATCGGCTATAGAATGGGGGAATTCTAATAATATGGTCGTTCTCCTCATTGTTCTCGGACTGTCGCTTTGTTTAAATATCTATCTGTATATGAAACGTAATGCACATTACAAACAACTGGAATATATCCATTTAAAGCTGCAACGAATTGTACTAGAAAAAACCGAAGAAAAATTATTGCTTTATACGGAAAATAGTCAAATCCAGTCTGTACTAACGCAAATAAATCGTTTATTAGATTACAACCAAATCATGGCAGCTGATTACAATCGTATTGAACGTTCCATGAGAAGAATGCTGTCGAATATTTCACATGATATTAAAACACCTCTTACAGTTATTCTAGGTTATACAGAAATGATGACCAATGATGAAAGTCTCAGTCCTCAACAAATGAATTCGTTATTAAATATAGTGAATTTAAAGGCAGAGGAGGTCATTGGATTAATCAATAAGTTTTTTGAATTAGCGAAGCTTGAATCAGAGGATAAGACAGTGGAAGTTTCAAAAGTTAATATAAATGAAATCTGTCGAAAAAAAATTCTCGATTATTATGATATAGTGTCGAGTGAAGATTTTAAAGTATCCATATTAATTCCTGAAGAAAGTTATTATGCCTTTGTAAATACAGTAGAAATGGAGAGAGTTCTCGATAATTTACTGTCTAACGCCATTAAATATGGTGCTGATGGAAGAATGGTCGGCGTAGAGGTAAAGGCTGATAAGGGGCATATTTATATAGTTGTATCGGATCAGGGGAAGGGGATAGATGAAATACATAAAGAGCATGTTTTTGATCGGATGTATACAATGGATGATTCACGAAATAGTCGTTACCAGGGAAGCGGCCTTGGCTTAACGATTACGAAAACATTAGTAGAAAAAATGGGTGGAGAAATTTTATTAGAGAGTACGCCTTACGAGAGAACGGCCTTCACCGTTAAATTAAATAGATTTATAGGGTAAGCATGTTGTTGGAATACCTAATATCGAATAGATGTTAAGTATTCCAACTATTTTTTTGGGAAAGTAAGGAATTCGTAAGGAATGGTTAATAAAAAGGATAGTTTTATTCGATACAATTGAATTATGAAAGGGGTTAGAAAATGAACTATATACTACAGGCAAAGAATTTAACGAAAATTTATAAAGATAAGGAAGTTGTTTCAAATGTGAATTTACATGTAAAGAAGGGGGAAATTTACGGCTTTTTAGGTCCGAATGGTGCAGGGAAAACAACCATCATGAGAATGATTTTAAATTTGGTAAAGCCATCACATGGGGAGATTCTCGTTTTTGATCAAAAATTAACGCCTACATCCTATGAGCTTTTCAAAAGAATAGGTAATATCATTGAATACCCTATATTTTATGACAAATTAACAGCTAGAGAAAACTTAAAACTTCACTGTGAATATATCGGTTACTACGATAAAGATGGAATCGATGCTGCGCTCACGATGGTTCAATTAAAGGACTTTGAAGATAAACCAGTAAAGGATTTTTCATTAGGGATGAAGCAGCGATTAGGCATTGCAAGGGCCATACTTTCCAAACCAGAATTATTAATACTCGATGAACCATTAAATGGCCTTGACCCGGTTGGGATTAAAGAAGTTCGCAAGCTTTTCAAGATTTTGAAGGAAGATTATGGGATGACATTGTTGATATCTAGTCATAATCTTGGGGAAATCGAAAAAGTTGCAGACACCATTGCCATTATTAAAGAAGGCCGTCTCATTAATGAAGTATTAATGGAAGAAATTCGATTAGAAAATGTAGGCTATATCGAGTTAGAAACAGATGATATTAAGAAATCTGTGTTTGTAATTAATGAAATATTAAAAATCACGAACTTTAAAATTATAGATACACAAACAATTCGCATATATGAGTCGGAAATAGCTGAAGGAGAAATTTCGAAAGCACTTATTTTGAATGACGTTCTTGTAACAAAAATGAATAAGAAAGAACATTCATTAGAAGATTACTTTATGAAAATGATCAATGGGGGTGGGCCAATTGCTTAAACTTATTCATCTAGAAATTAAGAAACATAAGCTATTTAATTACTGGTTAGGGGTCCTAATAGCAAATATAAGTATAATCGCTTTGATGACTATGATATTTATTATAGAAAAAATGGATTTAAATGTTCCATTTGAAGATTTTGATATGTTAATGAGTATGAGTGATACTGTAATTCGAGCTACATTTCTTATTTTTTCATCGGTTATAATGGTCAAAATAGTCATAGATGAATATAAAAATAATTTAATCAGCATTATGTTTACTTACCCAATTAGTAGAAAGAAGATTTTGCTTTCGAAGCTACTCATTGTTGTTATCTTTACTTTTACAACGGTTATGTTTTCATCATTGTTGATGAGTATTAGCGTTTATTTACTGAATCCCATGCTCCATATAGTCCCTGAATCGATTAGTGGAGAGAATGTTTTAACCTATCTAACGACAAGTTTTTTCGGTGCACTGGCTGCGGCAGGTGTGAGTCTTATTCCACTATTTTTTGGATTGCGTAAAAAATCATCAAACGCCACAATTATTTCAGCTATTCTTCTAGCATCCATTACAGGATCAACAATTGATGGGGTTAGTATGGTTAATCTAATTGCCATCCTGGTTTCTCTTGCGCTAATAGGAGTCATCATTGGTTATTTGACAGTTAGAAATATTGAACATGTTGATATTTGATTCTTCAATTCTAATAAAAATAGTGTATTTCCATTGATCACACCGCGTTTCTAAATATAGAATATTCATATAGGTATATTTTCACTATTAGGCTTAAGCTCTGTAACTTGCGGAGCTTAGGCCTTTTTCTTAATTATTTTTTGAATTACTTGCTACGTGTAGATATATTTATATATTTAGGGAGCTATCAGTGTTAGCACATAACACGATATAAAATATTTCAATATAACGAATAGGCTAATATTTTTTTGTTAATCTTATTCAAAACAACACTAAAATTGCAGTATTTGTTTATATAAATTTTAATATAAAACCTTGAATAGTTTATATAAAGTTTATATTCAGCGTCTATAATTCGAAAGGCGAAGTAGAGTGAGAACATATTTATCCAAATTCGATAAAGCTATATTCAATTTTTTTCTGTACAAACTTTGTTATTTGAAGATAGTTTTTAAAATTGGGATAACTTATTTTCATATAATCAATTTTAAAGTAATTAGAAAAATTGAGAAATCTATTCGACATATATATTAGGGGGAACTGAGAATGTTTTTAGCAATAAAAGAAATGAAACATTCAAAAACACGTTTTGCAATGATTGGCGCCATTATTATGCTAATCGCATGGCTTGTTTTTATTTTGTCGGGCCTAGGTAATGGTTTATCAACATTAGCAGCGGCAACGATGAAAAATATTGACGGAGATCTTTTCATTTATGAAGAGGGTTCTGAAGGAACGATGATGAAAACGAAAGTGTCTGGAACAATTGCAGATGATATCGAAGGTAAATACGGTGTCAAAGAAGCAGCAAAACTTGGACAATCTACAATTATCGTACACAATCCTGAGATAACAGACTCAAAAGTAAATGAGGACGTTGCTTTCTTAGGGATTGACCCAGGGAAATTTATCGAGCCAAAAGTAATCGAAGGTAAACAGCTTTCAAAAGACGATTTATTCGATGTTATTATCGATGAATCATTAGTGGAAAAAGGCTATTCAATTGGCGATAAAATCGAAGTGAAATCTTCTGACATCACGTTAGAGGTTGTTGGTATTACAAAAGGTGAAACATTTAACCATTTACCAACTGTATTCGCAAATGTTGAAACTTGGCAAACCTATGCATTCGCAGCGCCGGGCTCAGACAACGGGTTAGAAAGCCCAGTAGCCATGATCGCCCTACAAGGTAAAAACGTTGATGCAGATGCGATTGCAAGCAACTATGATGCAATCGAAACTGTAACAAAATCAGAAGCTATTATGGGAATGCCTGGTTATAAAGAAGAAAGCGCAACAATTTATATGATGCTAGCGTTCTTATTTGCCATCTCAGCAGTTATTATCGCTGTATTCTTCTATGTATTCATCTTACAAAAAACGCAGCAATTCGGCGTTATGAAAGCAATTGGTGCTTCAGACCGTTTTATTAAAAATTCAATTATCTCAC
The sequence above is a segment of the Solibacillus sp. FSL H8-0523 genome. Coding sequences within it:
- a CDS encoding ABC transporter ATP-binding protein; this encodes MNYILQAKNLTKIYKDKEVVSNVNLHVKKGEIYGFLGPNGAGKTTIMRMILNLVKPSHGEILVFDQKLTPTSYELFKRIGNIIEYPIFYDKLTARENLKLHCEYIGYYDKDGIDAALTMVQLKDFEDKPVKDFSLGMKQRLGIARAILSKPELLILDEPLNGLDPVGIKEVRKLFKILKEDYGMTLLISSHNLGEIEKVADTIAIIKEGRLINEVLMEEIRLENVGYIELETDDIKKSVFVINEILKITNFKIIDTQTIRIYESEIAEGEISKALILNDVLVTKMNKKEHSLEDYFMKMINGGGPIA
- a CDS encoding ABC transporter permease, which produces MLKLIHLEIKKHKLFNYWLGVLIANISIIALMTMIFIIEKMDLNVPFEDFDMLMSMSDTVIRATFLIFSSVIMVKIVIDEYKNNLISIMFTYPISRKKILLSKLLIVVIFTFTTVMFSSLLMSISVYLLNPMLHIVPESISGENVLTYLTTSFFGALAAAGVSLIPLFFGLRKKSSNATIISAILLASITGSTIDGVSMVNLIAILVSLALIGVIIGYLTVRNIEHVDI
- a CDS encoding ABC transporter permease, encoding MFLAIKEMKHSKTRFAMIGAIIMLIAWLVFILSGLGNGLSTLAAATMKNIDGDLFIYEEGSEGTMMKTKVSGTIADDIEGKYGVKEAAKLGQSTIIVHNPEITDSKVNEDVAFLGIDPGKFIEPKVIEGKQLSKDDLFDVIIDESLVEKGYSIGDKIEVKSSDITLEVVGITKGETFNHLPTVFANVETWQTYAFAAPGSDNGLESPVAMIALQGKNVDADAIASNYDAIETVTKSEAIMGMPGYKEESATIYMMLAFLFAISAVIIAVFFYVFILQKTQQFGVMKAIGASDRFIKNSIISQVFVLSLVSIIAGIALTYLTALVFPEGMPFNLDFKMVLIYGVILLIVSVLGSVISARQVTKIDPLTAIGRVE